Genomic DNA from Polyodon spathula isolate WHYD16114869_AA chromosome 8, ASM1765450v1, whole genome shotgun sequence:
TAGTGACTAACTATATCATGTCTGTTTTATCATTTCTGTAGAGTGGGGATCTCATTGAACGAGTGTACAACACTTACAAACTGATGCACACCAATCAGACTCTGAAGTTCGTGAAACAAAAGGTATGTGTACACCACTTCAGCACTGTCTGACAGCCTCTTCATAATTCAAAGACTTCTCAGAAAGAGACACTGTATACAACAGCGACACGCGAAAATGGTATTATTTGCTTTTTATGGTTCACAATCATTCAGAGTGGTCCTAGGTGGTGTTTTCTCTCTATCTATATTTAACTGGGTTTTAGAACTTTCCTGGAGAACCTAATCAGACtctcatttcattcaaatcatatgacatTGTGATCTTTCGCTGCTTTAATATTCAGAATTACCATCTAAACGTTTTACACTCCTCCTCCCACAGCATGCAGAGTGGTCAAACTGCAGCCACGCCCACATGACTGTGATGGAAAGTCTAGACTGTCTTGATCAGCTGGTGGATCAATCAGACCCTGACGTGGATTTTCCAAACTCTTTCCATGCTTACCAAACAGCAGAGGGGATCCGCAAAGTACACCCAGACAAAGGTAAGCAACACACTAGCCACTGATAGAAAAGTTAACTTTTTACATTATACGCATTATGCCCCCTTACTATACTCCCTTACTGCATATTTTAAACTACCTTCAACTTATCATGCTTGGAAAGAATCAGGACCCATTAGGGGCTAGAATAAGATATCacttagaataaaaacaaaaacagacaaacaaaaaatgttttattgtttctctttatttttttattttttttcataggcTGGTTCCAGCTAGTTGGTCTCATTCATGACATTGGGAAGATTATGGCTCTCTGGGGACAGCCACAGGTAGAGTAGTGATTAAATCCAGAACAACCTTCCTATCTTTTATAGCTTGCATTCAGACCTGAACAGCGAACTTTATAATCTACCTCGTCTATGGGTTGTTCAATGAGAAGCACTGCTGCTCGTTTTAGATTGCTAAAAATCTCATATTgcctcatttaaaaacaaaatggctttgagggaatcacaaaaaaaaaagggggggggggcttagtTACATGGGAGCAACCCAAATGtatcataaaaaagaaaaatggttacAGTGTAAACTCTAAAGTTAATTCTACTGTAACTATGCAGTTGTGTAGTTACTCTGTAGCTACATGTTTGTTGACATTTGGTTACATTATAACTACACCTgttacaatatgtacagtattctcATTGCAGATACtatgtaattttgtaattacaTGCAATGCATTGTTAATAAAGACAAGTGCCTGATTAAAAAAGGCACTGAGATGTATTTCTTGGGAATAGATTTAATATATACAGGTATGTAAAACTATAATAGCATTTTACcaccagtacagtatatattacaaaGCTATTTCCTTCAAAGTGTTAGCCATACTTCAAGTAAAATGTACTCCACAGGTATGTGGAAACTTTATGGACTGACCTTGCATCTTGTATTTTGTATGTACAACAAACAGAATGAAACTCGTTTTGTTTTGTAGTGGTCAGTGGTTGGTGATACTTACCCTGTTGGCTGCAAGTTCCAGAACTCCATTGTCTTCAGGGACACAAGCTTCAATGACAATACAGATGACAAAGACCCACGTTATAAGTAAAACAACATTGTGCCTGTcttcttatttatgtattttctttttgtattttccatGATATTTCAGTACTGAGGGGGGAGAAAACAGGAAAACTGACAGTTATAATTCCAAAccaaaataaagtatatatatatatatatatatatatatatatatatatatatatatatatatatatatgtatgtatgtgtttgggtaaaatgaacatttttgttttattctataaactactgacaacatttctcccaaattccaaataaaaatattgtcatttagagcatttatttgcagaagatgacaactggtcaaaataacaaaaaagacatagtgttgtcagacctcgaatgatggcttgtgaccatccatcttcctcttgatcacattccagaggtattcaatggggttcaggtcagaagattgggctggccatgacagggtcttgatctggtggtcctccatccacatcttgattgacctggctgtgtgacatggagtattgtcctgctggaaaaaccaatcctcagagttggggaacattgtcagagcagaaggaagcaagttttcttccaggacaaccttgtacttggcttgattcatgcgcccttcacaaagacaaatctgcccgattccagccttgctgaagcacccaagccacagtgtctcgcatccactgtgaaatgtggtggaagatcggtgatgatctgggggtgcttcagcaaggctggaatcgggcagctttggcatgaatcaagccaagtacaaggttgtcctggaagaaaacttgcttccttctgctctgacaatgttccccaactctgaggattggtttttccagcaggacaatgctccatgccacacagccaggtcaatcaaggtgtggatggaggaccaccagatcaagaccctgtcatggccagtccaatctccagacctgaaccccattgaatacctctggaatgtaatcaagaggaagacggatggtcacaagccatcaaacaaagccgagctgcttgaatttttgtgccaggagtggcataaagtcacccaacatcaatgtgaaagactggtggagagcagcTGGTGGAGAGATGTGCTtgaaaaccagagaaactgataattttgcagtggtctcttaattttttccagagcggtgtgtgtgtgtgtgtgtgtatatatatatatatatatatatatatataaacactcaATATTCTggcttacaaaaaataattgtctATGTTAACTGGAAACAGTATATGTGTAAAAATATGCTTGGCCCTGTTTACTTTATGGATGGACAATATCTTTTCTTTGCTTCAGTTCCAATACGCCATTCCCAGAGCTATTGACTGTGCTGTTGCATTAAAGGTGCAATATTGTTCTCAAAGATATTGTCATGAAATGTGCCATGCATCTCACTTTATTCTTACTTCCTCTTAGTACTCAGAATGGTATATACAAACCAAATTGTGGCCTGGAGAATGTACTGATGTCCTGGGGACACGATGGTAAGGAGACATTTCTTTGGTTTGGACAGtgcaaacattttgaattacagaTCTACATAGCACTGTAAATGAATCCCAATTTCTAAAAGGATTACAAATTACAACACACTGTTGTACCGAATGAGTAAGAGTTTCTTCTCCTGTTTTAAAATTCCAGAATACATGTACAGAGTGATGACGTTTAACAACTGTTCCATCCCTGAAGAGGTATATCAGCTGCATCTTTACTATTCTTTAACTCAGCGCTCTGTTGCAATTGTTTGTGTCCAACAGAAACTGATGTTTATCCCCAAATACCGAGACTAGGTTTGAGAAATTCATGGTGTGCAGATTGTTAATGTTTTCTCAATTTCATTTAGGGCTTGTATATGATCAGATACCATTCCTTCTATCCTTGGCACACTCACAAAGAGTACATGCACCTGTGCAATGAAAAGGACCTGAAGATGTTACCATGGGTGCAAGAATTCAAGTGAGTAAGCTAAGGGTTAGAGTTTACAGATTGGTGGGGAGAGCACACGCTATGCCTCTCTTGTGAAATGATGTGTCCATGTCCCTCATACCCTTTCCATTTGTCTCAGACACAGCAGTGACTTATAAAACCTACTCTACATTTTCAGAGCAATTCATTAGTCTAGCTAAACTATATACAGAATCCTGTACAACTTCCAGCAAGACAGACATTACGGGAGAAAACTTTTGTACTTTACTTAGCTATTGTACCTGGTAATTTTACCATGGCTTTAAactgaacaacacacacacacacacatgcaaaggGGCTATCATAATCATTTCATCAACTCTACTTTGTATAGCTTGGGAGCAAATTGGTGTCCAATCATACCCCCTCATCCAGTTTGATTCTGCTAAAGCAAGCAATTTATTATCAATGTTCTTTGGACAGCCAATTCGATCTTTATACCAAGAGTACGGACCTGCCCGATGTG
This window encodes:
- the LOC121319134 gene encoding inositol oxygenase-like encodes the protein MRILETGPDPSDIYRPEQQITGDPEKKSGFRNFESGDLIERVYNTYKLMHTNQTLKFVKQKHAEWSNCSHAHMTVMESLDCLDQLVDQSDPDVDFPNSFHAYQTAEGIRKVHPDKGWFQLVGLIHDIGKIMALWGQPQWSVVGDTYPVGCKFQNSIVFRDTSFNDNTDDKDPRYNTQNGIYKPNCGLENVLMSWGHDGKETNYNTLLYRMSKSFFSCFKIPEYMYRVMTFNNCSIPEEGLYMIRYHSFYPWHTHKEYMHLCNEKDLKMLPWVQEFNQFDLYTKSTDLPDVEKIKPYYQSLIDKYCPGKLFW